One stretch of Francisella sp. LA112445 DNA includes these proteins:
- a CDS encoding TolC family protein, with translation MKRLGIYLVILFSFSLALANEDTAVPTYNNAGRPLGTDIASDPYSVQKQYAKADEIKKDNQFYDLKKADKVAMVGKTKDKFYSLIDIYELAAKHNAEYQAARSTFAANVETVPTALGALLPQIDFQYNLRRDLYNQFGGQVDDTSNVFNFQGSQVLFDWSKWKTYTQATYLQKSYAMIYAKAEQTLIVNTVQAYFELLRAEQALQFQFANEAWNKKLYLTQKYQYNSGMVSYADFKTTDAQYRQAIADRVSAQRSLINAKAVMAQLIGKRISSILYISKDTEFGNPVPDDIDYWLNTAEKYNLDIAQKKFEYQAAGEGVGIEWGNFFPQVNLTGGINMQRNNLSGDPAQVDRIPKKFDVASIGGSVNWNLLRGGSDYAKLKKASYDNQAADYALLQTKREVYAGTVQAYQTVVLDAVKIKAYRESVYSGIASVKAILEGFEAGTQTIVDLLNRQAILVQAQLSFADSIFNYVEDYVALKQYQGGLTYKDVAYINAILGKTDIISEIATE, from the coding sequence ATGAAAAGGCTTGGTATTTATCTTGTAATTCTTTTTAGCTTTAGTTTAGCTTTGGCTAATGAAGATACTGCTGTCCCTACATATAATAATGCAGGTAGACCTTTAGGGACTGATATAGCATCAGATCCTTATAGTGTACAGAAGCAGTACGCTAAAGCAGATGAAATAAAAAAAGATAATCAATTTTATGACCTTAAAAAAGCTGATAAAGTTGCAATGGTCGGTAAAACCAAGGATAAATTCTATAGTTTAATTGATATATATGAACTAGCAGCTAAACATAATGCTGAGTATCAAGCTGCAAGGTCAACTTTTGCTGCAAATGTTGAAACTGTGCCTACTGCTTTAGGTGCATTGCTACCACAAATTGATTTTCAGTATAACTTAAGAAGAGACTTATATAACCAGTTTGGTGGTCAAGTCGACGATACTTCTAATGTCTTTAACTTCCAAGGTTCACAGGTGCTTTTTGACTGGAGTAAATGGAAAACTTATACCCAAGCAACTTATTTACAAAAATCTTATGCAATGATTTATGCTAAAGCTGAACAGACTTTGATTGTAAATACAGTTCAGGCGTATTTTGAGCTATTAAGAGCTGAGCAGGCGTTACAATTCCAGTTTGCAAACGAAGCATGGAATAAAAAACTATACTTAACCCAAAAGTATCAGTATAACTCTGGAATGGTTTCTTATGCAGATTTTAAAACAACAGATGCACAATATCGTCAAGCAATTGCAGATAGGGTAAGTGCTCAAAGAAGTCTTATTAATGCAAAAGCAGTGATGGCCCAGCTTATTGGTAAGCGTATAAGCTCTATTTTGTATATCTCAAAAGATACTGAGTTTGGTAACCCTGTTCCAGATGATATTGACTACTGGTTGAATACAGCTGAAAAGTATAACCTTGATATCGCCCAGAAAAAATTTGAGTATCAAGCAGCTGGAGAAGGTGTTGGTATCGAGTGGGGTAACTTCTTCCCTCAAGTTAATTTAACTGGTGGGATAAATATGCAAAGAAATAACCTCTCTGGAGATCCAGCACAAGTTGATAGAATTCCTAAAAAGTTTGATGTTGCTAGTATTGGTGGAAGTGTTAACTGGAATCTTCTACGCGGTGGATCTGATTATGCGAAACTTAAAAAAGCAAGTTATGACAATCAAGCGGCTGATTATGCATTACTACAAACAAAAAGGGAAGTATACGCAGGTACAGTTCAGGCGTATCAAACAGTAGTTCTAGATGCAGTGAAGATCAAAGCATATAGAGAGTCAGTATACTCAGGTATTGCATCTGTAAAAGCTATATTAGAAGGTTTTGAAGCTGGTACTCAGACAATCGTTGACTTACTTAACCGTCAGGCTATTCTTGTCCAAGCGCAACTTTCTTTTGCAGACTCGATATTTAACTATGTTGAGGATTATGTCGCGCTTAAACAATATCAAGGTGGTCTTACATATAAAGATGTAGCTTATATTAATGCCATATTAGGTAAGACAGATATTATATCTGAGATAGCAACAGAATAG
- a CDS encoding protein-L-isoaspartate O-methyltransferase, translated as MNFELARENMVKQQVLTEGLSLDGVAKVMADVPREIFLPKHLQGLAYCDTALTIDDRLLRSPMLTARLIEALDVKSSDNVLKLGLECGYPAALLAKLAKNVELIDYDEQRLSQVRRQLANIGIYNIEFNSAEYLTNIKKNEKKYSCIYISNIVEEDDIDNSLLELLEVGGRIVFVIRNNVCDKAYKITKTANEKFEKSFLFDTYNK; from the coding sequence ATGAATTTCGAGCTTGCTAGAGAGAATATGGTTAAACAGCAAGTCCTTACAGAAGGGCTTTCTTTAGATGGTGTTGCTAAAGTTATGGCAGATGTTCCTAGGGAAATTTTCTTACCAAAGCATTTACAGGGGTTAGCATACTGTGATACTGCATTGACGATTGATGATAGGTTGTTAAGAAGTCCAATGCTTACAGCAAGACTTATAGAGGCTTTAGATGTTAAATCTAGTGACAATGTTTTAAAACTAGGCCTTGAATGCGGTTATCCAGCAGCACTTTTAGCAAAATTAGCTAAAAATGTTGAATTGATAGATTATGATGAGCAAAGACTTAGTCAAGTAAGACGCCAGCTTGCAAATATTGGTATTTATAATATTGAGTTTAATAGTGCTGAATATCTTACTAATATTAAAAAGAACGAAAAGAAATATAGCTGTATATATATATCAAATATTGTTGAAGAAGATGACATAGATAACTCCTTACTTGAGCTTTTAGAAGTCGGTGGCAGGATTGTTTTTGTTATTCGTAATAATGTATGTGATAAAGCTTATAAAATAACTAAAACAGCTAATGAGAAGTTTGAAAAAAGCTTTCTTTTTGATACATACAATAAGTAA
- a CDS encoding LysR family transcriptional regulator, whose translation MSYTLHQLRVFASIVENKSVRKAAESIFLTPPAVTKQLQNLEDIIEVELFERKNNSLRLNREGKCFYDLIKPILDKVDEVNRLELPLLRSKKSNIRIGMSPIFEQNVFDGINRCIDSGFSFEYDLKVYEKPRLIEMLENYDIDVILAVISEDEVQDLKNKGFCVKAYHKIDFEMYASKKLLKRYDDLEAVLRESALILESKHRNKFGLSNIISFDCCLSVYNAIIQGVGYGFLPTFPLRPDEKEDLVRIHKGVSLSSICSYYAYRSKEDDKLNIIKELFEDS comes from the coding sequence ATGTCGTATACATTACATCAGCTTAGAGTTTTTGCATCTATTGTTGAAAATAAAAGTGTTAGAAAAGCAGCTGAGAGTATTTTCCTAACGCCTCCAGCTGTAACTAAGCAACTGCAAAATTTAGAAGATATTATTGAAGTAGAGCTATTTGAAAGAAAAAATAATAGTCTTCGCTTAAATAGAGAGGGTAAATGCTTCTATGATCTCATAAAACCAATATTGGACAAGGTTGATGAGGTTAATAGGCTAGAGCTACCTTTGCTAAGAAGTAAGAAGTCAAATATAAGAATAGGAATGTCGCCAATCTTTGAACAGAATGTTTTTGATGGAATTAATAGATGTATAGATAGTGGATTTTCATTTGAGTATGACTTAAAAGTCTATGAAAAGCCTCGACTGATAGAAATGTTAGAAAATTATGATATAGATGTTATATTAGCTGTAATAAGTGAAGATGAAGTACAAGATCTTAAAAATAAGGGGTTTTGTGTTAAGGCGTATCACAAGATTGATTTTGAAATGTATGCATCTAAAAAGCTTCTAAAACGTTACGATGATTTAGAAGCTGTGCTTAGAGAATCGGCATTAATTCTAGAGAGTAAGCATCGAAATAAATTTGGTTTATCAAATATCATAAGCTTTGATTGTTGCCTAAGTGTTTATAATGCTATTATTCAAGGTGTTGGTTATGGTTTTTTGCCAACGTTCCCATTACGACCTGATGAGAAAGAGGATCTTGTACGTATCCATAAAGGAGTCTCTTTGAGTAGTATTTGCAGTTATTACGCGTATCGTAGCAAAGAAGATGATAAACTTAATATCATTAAAGAACTTTTTGAAGATAGTTAA
- a CDS encoding nuclear transport factor 2 family protein has product MSKTNLEIIKDFLNFQKTGQPEKVIELIDNNAAWHSDSIEGPWSGSHHGKDAIIKHFTNIKASVSEFKKTPIDLVASEETNFVYEYAYLECTFQHNNEFFETHLISIYEVKDQKIVSYRVLEDSNNLYQTYHKQASGK; this is encoded by the coding sequence ATGAGTAAAACTAACCTTGAAATAATTAAAGATTTTCTAAACTTCCAAAAAACTGGACAACCTGAAAAGGTTATAGAGCTAATAGATAACAATGCTGCTTGGCATAGTGATAGCATTGAAGGACCATGGAGTGGTAGCCATCACGGTAAAGACGCTATTATCAAACATTTTACTAACATTAAAGCTTCTGTTTCAGAGTTTAAAAAAACTCCTATAGACTTAGTTGCAAGTGAAGAAACTAATTTTGTATATGAGTATGCTTATCTAGAGTGTACTTTCCAGCATAATAATGAATTCTTCGAAACACACCTGATCTCAATATATGAAGTAAAAGATCAAAAAATTGTTTCTTACAGGGTTTTAGAAGATTCAAATAACCTATATCAAACTTATCATAAACAAGCTTCAGGAAAATAA
- a CDS encoding MFS transporter — protein sequence MSKNIKVLTYTLAFLSILTANVYLPAMPVLQHVFATTKASMGLTVSFYMLGLAIGIPVYGTLSDHIKTSKVLAFGLALYIIANIIAIFSPNISTFLIARLIQGLSAASALCLWQVLAFSYFEKQATQIINSGFILIGSMPALAPIFGGMILTFSAWYGIFIVLVIIAAILFLITVRLPNPPESIHKKEHKLEQQHIILAILHQYKHLLKDSKFMILALTSASMYISVYVYLSQVPFLLTKLHFATKEFSMFFIPISVAFILGGIISKRLLKGGAKFKKMFMLPVSLFVIATIVVLIAKFINIPLSGWLLAIPFFIFTIGSGIGMPNIISQALSLHPHRRGTAASFMGLLQNLAAFLFSSLGAYLTQYGYNGLIISYIILAGLPLFWFIVYITKYK from the coding sequence ATGAGTAAAAATATTAAGGTTCTTACTTATACACTAGCTTTTCTATCAATTCTAACAGCTAATGTATATTTACCAGCAATGCCAGTGTTGCAACATGTGTTTGCAACAACAAAGGCTAGTATGGGATTAACCGTTAGTTTTTATATGCTAGGACTTGCTATTGGAATTCCTGTGTATGGAACTCTATCAGACCACATTAAGACCTCGAAAGTTTTAGCGTTTGGCCTTGCTCTATACATTATCGCTAATATTATAGCTATTTTTTCACCCAACATTTCAACTTTCCTTATAGCCCGTTTAATCCAAGGATTAAGCGCCGCTAGTGCATTATGCTTATGGCAGGTTCTAGCATTTAGTTATTTTGAAAAGCAAGCGACTCAAATCATTAACTCCGGTTTTATTCTTATTGGATCAATGCCTGCTTTAGCGCCAATATTTGGTGGAATGATTTTAACATTCTCAGCATGGTATGGAATTTTTATCGTCCTAGTTATAATCGCCGCTATACTATTTTTGATAACTGTTAGACTACCCAACCCACCAGAAAGTATTCATAAAAAAGAGCACAAACTTGAACAACAACACATTATCCTAGCTATATTACATCAATATAAGCATCTACTTAAAGACTCTAAGTTTATGATTTTAGCTCTAACTAGTGCTTCTATGTATATTTCTGTATATGTATATTTATCTCAGGTACCATTTCTATTAACAAAGCTTCATTTTGCAACAAAAGAATTTAGTATGTTCTTTATTCCAATATCTGTTGCTTTTATATTAGGCGGGATAATATCTAAGAGATTGTTGAAAGGCGGAGCTAAATTCAAAAAAATGTTTATGCTTCCTGTTAGCTTATTTGTCATCGCTACAATTGTAGTTTTAATAGCTAAATTTATTAACATACCTCTCTCTGGATGGTTATTAGCTATACCTTTCTTCATTTTCACAATAGGTTCTGGAATCGGTATGCCTAATATAATTAGTCAGGCTTTATCACTACATCCACATAGAAGAGGTACAGCAGCTTCTTTTATGGGCTTACTACAAAATCTTGCGGCATTTTTATTTAGTAGCCTTGGAGCTTATTTAACTCAATATGGCTATAATGGGTTAATAATATCTTATATTATCTTAGCTGGCCTACCTCTATTTTGGTTTATAGTCTATATTACCAAATATAAGTAA
- a CDS encoding multidrug effflux MFS transporter, giving the protein MAYINPKKILGFFMIARLLQGLNVASVLSLWQLFTFIYFEQKAKHIINSGFMIIGSMPAPAPLIGGILTSYTSWRGIFVFLTMLAIVMFVLTIRLELPSETL; this is encoded by the coding sequence GTGGCTTACATAAATCCTAAAAAGATCCTTGGATTTTTTATGATCGCTAGACTTCTGCAAGGACTAAACGTTGCTAGCGTTCTTTCATTATGGCAACTATTCACATTTATATATTTCGAGCAAAAAGCAAAGCATATTATAAACTCAGGATTTATGATAATTGGCTCAATGCCAGCCCCTGCCCCTCTTATTGGTGGAATATTGACATCTTATACATCTTGGCGAGGCATCTTTGTTTTCTTGACAATGCTAGCCATAGTAATGTTTGTTTTAACAATCAGGCTAGAGCTTCCATCAGAAACTCTTTGA
- a CDS encoding multidrug effflux MFS transporter: MKEDLHNQRHIILSVLKQYGHVFSNLEFVVLTATSSFVYMLVYIYLSEIPFLLAKLDYSTKDFSLFPIPISIALL, encoded by the coding sequence TTGAAAGAAGATTTGCATAACCAACGCCATATTATCTTATCTGTGTTAAAACAATATGGTCATGTTTTTTCTAACTTAGAATTTGTTGTTCTAACAGCTACTAGCTCTTTTGTATATATGCTTGTTTATATCTACTTATCAGAAATACCATTTCTATTAGCTAAACTAGACTATTCAACTAAAGATTTTAGTTTATTTCCCATTCCTATATCTATCGCATTATTATAG
- a CDS encoding multidrug effflux MFS transporter gives MTPFFIYTVGAGIAMPNLMSEALHKHPLRRGTTASAIGLTQNLLAFIFTGIAASNSLWI, from the coding sequence ATGACTCCTTTCTTTATATACACAGTTGGAGCTGGAATAGCTATGCCCAACCTAATGAGCGAGGCTCTTCATAAACATCCACTTAGAAGAGGGACTACAGCATCTGCTATTGGGCTTACACAAAATCTATTAGCTTTTATTTTTACAGGTATCGCAGCATCTAACTCATTATGGATATAA
- the yegQ gene encoding tRNA 5-hydroxyuridine modification protein YegQ: MKRPELLSPAGTLKAMRYAFAYGADAVYIGQPRYSLRARNNEFSKLETLETAINEAHAQGKKIMLANNIAPHNAKIKTYIKDIAPVMALKPDAMIMSDPGMIMLIREHFPDQEIHLSVQANAVNYETVRFWQKFGITRVVLSRELSLREVAEIKENVPDMEIETFVHGSLCMAYSGRCLLSGYYSHRDPNQGVCNNACRNNYKVAEAKQNDWGDFEPTQTQSTLGIGQPSDRVVLIENDKEPGQYNPMFEDEHGTYIMNSKDLRAIQHVEAMTKMGVDCFKIEGRTKSFFYAARTAQLYDQAIKDTLAGKPFDMTLMDKLEGLAHRGYTEGFYRRHVHDEYQKYENSDSRSSTQQFVGEITDFDEHTGYANVNVRNKMKIGDSIELMLPSGSREITLDNMLDKDGNHMEEAKGSGYQAKIKFDDVSPEDMKFALMIKNLKQD, from the coding sequence ATGAAAAGACCTGAACTTCTATCTCCAGCTGGAACTTTAAAAGCTATGCGCTATGCTTTTGCATATGGTGCTGATGCTGTATATATTGGTCAACCAAGATATAGTTTAAGAGCAAGAAATAATGAATTTTCAAAACTAGAAACTCTTGAAACAGCGATAAATGAAGCTCATGCACAAGGCAAGAAAATAATGCTAGCAAATAATATTGCTCCACATAATGCAAAAATTAAAACTTACATAAAAGATATAGCTCCTGTTATGGCACTAAAACCAGATGCAATGATTATGTCAGATCCAGGGATGATCATGCTTATCCGTGAGCATTTCCCTGATCAAGAAATACACCTATCTGTCCAGGCAAATGCTGTAAACTACGAGACTGTAAGGTTTTGGCAAAAATTTGGCATCACCAGAGTAGTTTTATCTAGAGAGCTATCATTACGTGAAGTAGCTGAAATAAAAGAAAATGTTCCAGACATGGAGATTGAAACTTTTGTTCATGGCTCACTTTGTATGGCTTATTCGGGTAGATGTCTACTATCTGGTTACTATAGCCATAGAGACCCTAATCAAGGTGTGTGCAACAACGCCTGTAGAAACAACTATAAAGTTGCAGAGGCAAAACAAAATGATTGGGGCGATTTTGAGCCTACTCAAACACAATCGACTCTTGGTATAGGTCAACCTTCCGATAGAGTTGTGCTAATAGAAAATGATAAAGAGCCTGGACAGTATAACCCTATGTTTGAAGATGAGCATGGCACATACATCATGAACTCAAAAGATCTAAGAGCAATCCAACATGTCGAAGCAATGACAAAAATGGGAGTTGATTGTTTCAAAATAGAAGGACGTACAAAGTCATTCTTTTATGCTGCCAGAACTGCCCAACTTTATGATCAAGCTATCAAAGATACATTAGCTGGCAAACCTTTTGATATGACTCTTATGGATAAGCTTGAAGGACTTGCACACCGTGGTTATACCGAAGGCTTCTATCGTCGCCATGTCCATGATGAATATCAAAAATATGAAAATTCTGACTCTCGTAGCTCAACGCAACAATTCGTTGGTGAAATTACAGACTTTGATGAGCATACAGGTTATGCCAATGTAAATGTCCGTAATAAAATGAAAATTGGCGATAGTATTGAGTTAATGCTACCATCAGGAAGTCGTGAAATTACTCTAGATAATATGCTTGATAAAGATGGCAATCATATGGAAGAGGCAAAAGGAAGTGGCTATCAGGCTAAAATCAAATTTGACGACGTTTCACCTGAAGATATGAAATTTGCTCTAATGATCAAGAATCTTAAACAAGACTAA
- a CDS encoding multidrug effflux MFS transporter gives MWKYSPLKTILILGPMVFAFALAMDVYMPVLPEMREALNTTQQMVQVTLSLFLVITGVGQLFLGPLSDQLGRFKVILLSSILFVIGSVLCALSSTIDILIFSRVIQGLGCCGLSVCAFAIIRDAYSGKTSSMIYSFINAIISVSPIIGPLIGVQLATHFQWQSAFIFLTGLAIIAFLIVVIFVKESLPVERRKKMSWDVFARYLYVGKSLQFWAYSLTAVSGMASFFILFSMTPYIINYLGYSISKIYVVFGSAGIAFLVGSLLSGAIVNKLGVYNTAIFGVACVFVAGITSLTIYMIYGLTLWGFFAPCFFATFGAAFTTGTGASGSLEPFYEIAGVAAALFGTMEFAISGVIGSIAMLFPATSSLPIAVTMIIMSVVCFVLLFLIKGKVK, from the coding sequence ATGTGGAAATATTCTCCATTAAAGACAATTCTTATTTTAGGGCCTATGGTTTTTGCTTTTGCATTAGCTATGGATGTTTATATGCCCGTTCTACCAGAAATGCGTGAAGCGTTGAATACTACTCAACAAATGGTGCAAGTTACACTATCTTTATTCTTAGTTATTACAGGTGTTGGGCAATTATTTTTAGGGCCACTATCTGATCAACTTGGTAGGTTTAAAGTTATTCTGTTATCGTCAATACTCTTTGTTATAGGGTCTGTTCTATGTGCGCTATCATCTACTATTGATATTCTAATATTTTCAAGGGTTATTCAGGGCTTGGGCTGTTGTGGTCTATCTGTATGTGCTTTTGCTATTATTAGAGATGCCTATTCAGGTAAAACAAGCTCGATGATATATAGTTTTATTAACGCAATAATATCAGTTTCACCAATTATAGGGCCTCTTATTGGGGTTCAATTAGCTACGCATTTCCAGTGGCAGTCTGCTTTTATATTTTTAACAGGTTTGGCAATTATAGCTTTTTTAATAGTTGTTATCTTTGTGAAAGAGAGTTTGCCTGTTGAAAGGCGTAAAAAAATGTCATGGGATGTTTTTGCAAGATATTTGTATGTTGGAAAATCTTTACAATTTTGGGCTTATTCATTGACTGCTGTTTCAGGAATGGCTTCATTTTTTATACTATTTTCAATGACTCCTTATATTATCAACTATCTTGGCTATTCAATTTCAAAGATATATGTTGTTTTTGGTTCTGCAGGGATAGCTTTTCTAGTGGGATCGTTATTATCTGGGGCAATAGTTAATAAGCTTGGTGTTTATAATACAGCAATATTTGGAGTAGCTTGTGTTTTTGTCGCAGGTATAACGTCTTTAACTATATATATGATCTATGGTTTGACACTTTGGGGATTTTTTGCACCATGTTTCTTTGCTACTTTTGGAGCGGCCTTTACTACTGGTACAGGTGCTAGTGGTAGTCTAGAGCCATTTTATGAGATCGCGGGAGTTGCTGCAGCATTATTTGGAACTATGGAGTTTGCAATTAGTGGTGTTATAGGAAGTATAGCTATGCTTTTCCCAGCAACAAGTTCTTTGCCCATTGCTGTTACTATGATTATTATGTCAGTAGTATGTTTTGTGCTTCTTTTCTTAATAAAAGGTAAAGTGAAATAA
- the nhaD gene encoding sodium:proton antiporter NhaD, whose translation MFKKLILTLSILILPLLSFANDSESTLSAVSVNATSHPLAIAAIVVFILAYLLVMTEDFTKLNKSKPVIVAAGIIWVLVAIVGESVGADNIVHSNFNHIMTEYGELLLFLLVAMAYINLMEDRNVFAKLKSTLLRAGFGFLGTFWLTGIISFFLSAVADNLTTALVMSTVVISIGKDNKKFVTMACVNVVVAANAGGAFSPFGDITTLMVWQKGVVGFTEFFDIFIPSLVNFLIPAIIMSFFLPKMEAQSIVEDKVELKRGAIPVIILFILTIATAVLFEHILHLPPSLGMMTGFGYVMIYNYFYGLKIAYENRNPKGHKMPPHAFDVFDKVKDAEWDTLLFFYGILVSVQGLAALGYLGIASQYIYTDMQSMAPSIFSAHTQANTIIGILSAIIDNIPVMFAVLSMNPVMEHAQWLLITLTAGVGGSLLAIGSAAGVAVMGKAKGKYTFMGHLKWTWVIAIGYFASIAVHLLINH comes from the coding sequence ATGTTTAAAAAACTCATATTAACTCTATCAATATTAATACTACCGCTACTATCTTTTGCAAATGATAGTGAATCAACACTTAGTGCTGTTAGTGTTAATGCAACGAGTCACCCTTTAGCAATCGCTGCAATAGTAGTATTTATCCTTGCTTACTTATTGGTTATGACTGAAGATTTCACAAAGCTTAACAAATCAAAGCCTGTAATAGTTGCAGCAGGTATAATCTGGGTTTTAGTAGCTATTGTTGGCGAGTCTGTTGGTGCAGATAATATTGTTCACAGTAACTTCAACCATATTATGACTGAGTATGGAGAGCTATTACTTTTCTTACTAGTTGCAATGGCTTATATAAACCTTATGGAAGATAGAAATGTCTTTGCCAAGTTAAAAAGCACTCTGCTTCGAGCTGGATTTGGCTTTTTAGGAACTTTTTGGCTAACAGGGATCATATCATTCTTTTTATCAGCAGTTGCTGATAATCTAACTACAGCTTTAGTTATGAGTACTGTTGTTATCTCAATAGGCAAGGATAATAAGAAGTTTGTTACAATGGCCTGTGTAAATGTTGTAGTTGCCGCAAATGCAGGAGGAGCATTCTCACCTTTTGGCGATATCACAACATTGATGGTGTGGCAAAAAGGGGTGGTTGGCTTTACAGAGTTTTTTGATATTTTTATACCATCACTTGTTAACTTTTTAATACCTGCAATTATTATGAGTTTCTTTTTACCAAAAATGGAAGCTCAATCAATAGTTGAAGACAAAGTGGAACTAAAGCGTGGAGCTATACCTGTTATAATTTTATTTATACTTACAATAGCCACAGCTGTTTTATTTGAACATATTCTTCACTTACCTCCTTCTCTAGGTATGATGACTGGTTTTGGCTATGTTATGATTTATAACTATTTTTATGGTTTAAAGATAGCTTATGAAAATAGAAACCCTAAGGGTCACAAAATGCCACCTCATGCTTTTGATGTTTTTGATAAAGTTAAAGATGCTGAATGGGATACTTTGTTATTCTTCTATGGTATTTTAGTTTCTGTTCAAGGTCTTGCTGCTCTTGGATATTTAGGGATAGCCTCTCAATATATATATACAGATATGCAATCTATGGCTCCTAGTATATTCTCTGCTCATACACAAGCAAATACAATAATAGGTATACTTTCTGCCATAATAGATAACATCCCTGTAATGTTTGCTGTACTTAGCATGAATCCTGTTATGGAACATGCACAATGGCTATTAATAACTCTTACAGCTGGTGTCGGTGGTAGTCTGCTAGCTATTGGTTCTGCTGCTGGTGTTGCAGTAATGGGTAAAGCAAAAGGTAAATATACATTTATGGGACATCTAAAATGGACGTGGGTTATTGCTATTGGATATTTTGCTAGTATAGCTGTTCATTTACTAATTAATCATTAG